The DNA region gtgtgcatgtgtgtgtgtgtgtgtgtgtacatgtgtatacgtatctgtgtgtgtgtgtgtgtgattgcactgactgacacagtgacggtactgactgagagagagagagtgtgtgttgtgtgtgtgtgtgtgtggttacgtgcgtgtgcatgtgtgtgtgtgtgtgtgtgtacatgtgtatacgaatctgtgtgtgtgtgtgtgtgattgcactgactgacacagtgactgtactgactgagagagagagagagagagagagtgtgtgtgtgtgtgtgtgtgtgtgtgattgcactgaccaactgactgactgacacagtgacggtactgactgagagagcgcgcgcgtgtgtttgtgtgtgtgtgtgtgtgtgattgcactggccgactgactgacacagtgacggtactgactgagagatagaggagagtgtgtgtgtgtgtgtgtgtgtgcgcgcgtgcgtgtacatgtgtatagtgtgtgtgtgtgtgtgtgattgcactgaccaactgactgactgacagtgacggtactgattgagagcgcgcgcgtgtgtgtgtgaccaagtgattgcactgactgactgactgaccgatcgACTGACTgcacagtaaagagagagagaagagagagtgtgtgtgtgtgtgtgtgtgtgtgtgtgtgtgtgtgtgtgtgtgtgtgtgtgtgttcatgtatgcgtGTTCGCGTTGTACTGAGATGGTTGTCGGCCGGCGTGTGCAGGCTTGTGTTGCCTTGATCAGGGTCACTGACACCATCTTTGACATGGCCAGTGTGTTCTTCAGTGGAAATATCACTGATAGCTATTTGTTatctgatactgctactactactactagggtgggggttgtgggttcagcggttgggtggtggtgtggggaagagcgatataatcatgcatgcacacatcgtAATAACTGGTATACGCACACATCTACGTTCGTGTACGTCGTCGTGTTGTTGTAGAAACATTTACTTTTCGTATCCTctggtatatgtatgtatgtatgtatgtatgtatgtgtgtgtgtatgtatattgaaTTATTGGTGACATTAGAATTAAACAGATCGAGTTCGAGTTCAGTGGTAGATCTGATTTATGTTCAGCTCAGCTCTTACTATCTTACTATAATTATTTATGACAACTGAGTTCAACAAGATAGACCAGTCTCGCTTTGGAAAAGATGGGTGGCCCTGAGAAGGGCCTTTGGACAGCAGGGAAAGCTGTTCCTTCGGAAGGAAGGCAGGTCTACTTGCTGCTGGTGTACTTGGTGACGGCCTTGGTACCCTCGCTGACAGCGTGTTTGGCCAGTTCACCAGGCAGCAGCAGACGCACAGCAGTCTGGATCTCGCGGCTGGTGATGGTGGAAACGCTTGTTGTAGTGGGCCAGTCTGGAAGCTTCAGCGGCGATTCTCTCAAAGATATCGTTAACGAAGCTGTTCATGATGGACATGGCTTTGCTGCTGATACCAGTGTCAGGATGCACCTGCTTCAGCACCTTGTAGATGTAGATAGCATaactttccttcctcttcctcttgcgcTTCTTGTCTCCGGCACGGACGGCCTTAGCCTTGCCGGCTTTCTTGGCACCTTTGGAGCTGACTTTGGGTGGCATTGTCGCACGTTGAACGAGTGACTGAATGCAAGGCGCGCGGCGCGAGCTGCGAATATCTCGGGCGTCGGGTCGGAAGGCGGCTGTGCCTTACGGCGCGACTGCCATTGGTCGATCGGTGAAGCGAGCGGGCTGTGTGCAGGCTTCATGACGGTCTTGAATAAAACGCTGCTGGGGCGCTGCAGTGAGGTCAGTTTGCTACTTGCTatcaactgaaagtgaaaaaaacatgTCTGGACGTGGTAAAGGAGGAAAAGTCAAGGGAAAGAGCAAGTCCCGCTCTTCTCGCGCGGGACTGCAGTTCCCCGTGGGGCGTATCCACCGTCTCCTGCGCAAAGGCAACTATGCTGAGCGTGTGGGTGCTGGAGCCCCTGTGTACCTGGCCGCCGTGCTGGAGTACTTGGCCGCTGAAGTGCTGGAGTTGGCAGGCAACGCCGCCCGTGACAACAAGAAGACGAGAATCATCCCTCGTCACCTTCAGCTGGCCATCCGCAACGACGAGGAGCTGAACAAGCTCCTGTCCGGTGTGACTATCGCTCAGGGTGGTGTGCTGCCCAACATCCAGGCTGTGCTTCTGCCCAAGAAGTCCCAGACCAAGGCCCCCGGCGGCAAAGCCTAAGGGAGCACTCATCACTCACTTTCCCCTAAGTGACCCAGGTCCTTTTAAGGACCACCCTTTTTTCCCGAGTGGGTTGGCCAATCTCGCTGCCAcaaagttgtgttgtgatgcgtctGGATGTGTCAGATGCTTACTttgcaacacactgacacaaaataaTGCATACGTTATATACCGGCacaacacatgtgtgcacacaaattacacatgataaatagatagacagagaaactgactgaTCAGCTGATCGACTGGTTGCATGTGATACGTGTGGCatcgctcctcccccccaccccctgcacgcacacaccacagataaatacctacctacctacctacatacacacatacatacatacatgcgtacatacatacacatggtcGATCACGCTGCATCATAGTTTCTTTTGTGTTGTCGCTGACATGTCCACAGCTGCcagtcagtctgtgttgtgttctgtgtgtcgaggagctgctgctgctgctgctgctgctgctgctgctatgttcTACACATACTGAGACATTGGCACACAtctaacatctgccaagcacatgctgcAACGTGATCaaccaggccttgaggggaaagggggtggagggagagaaaggaagaagaaagagaaagagcagaaacaaacaagtggatacataattaaatgaatgaatagataagtaaagaaatgaacttcaataggaaaataaagaaaagaaaaaagtaagcagacagataatgaaataacataaacaggaggaaaagaagaagaaatgaacataaataagaagacaataatgataaagaataaatcaacaaataagcacataaatgtgaacaaacatacagaagacagataatgaaataatataaactggaggaaaagaagaagaaatgaacataagtaaggagacaataatgataaagaataaatgaacaaataagcacataaatgtgaacaaacacatagaagacagataatgaaataatataaactggaggaaaagaagaagaaatgaacataagtaaggagacaataatgataaagaataaatgaacaaataagcacataaatgtgaacaaacatacagaagacagataatgaaataatataaactggaggaaaagaagaagaaatgaacataagtaaggagacaataatgataaagaataaatgaacaaataagcacataaatgtgaacaaacatacagaagacagataatgaaataatataaactggaggaaaagaagaagaaatgaacataagtaaggagacaataatgataaagaataaatgaacaaataagcacataaatgtgaacaaacatacagaagacagataatgaaataatataaactggaggaaaagaagaagaaatgaacataaataagaagacaataatgataaagaataaatgaacaaataagcacataaatgtgaacaaacatatagacatgcacacacgctcagccgctcacaaacacacacacacacacacacacacacacacacacacacacacacacacacacatacacacacacacacactcagtcaccacacactgactgactgactgactgactacctaattgttttccaacggtggagatataagCACACTGGCAGTCTTACGTGCATGTGCCgttgtttcagacacacacagacatgtacaaatatatatttagttgagagagagagagagagagagaccgattgTGTATATGTTTATTATCGCCCTTGGCTATGACCTGTGAACCGAGTCCGCCATTGTGGTTCAGGGGTCAGATAAAACATGGACAGCGAGTGGCTGGCTGGGAGGCCTTTCAACCAATGAAAACAACGTCGTGAGGCTGCTCCGTGTCGTTCTTTGAGAGACGGCAGCTGCGCATAAAAGGCTGAAAAACTGTGCGATTTACATTCTGTTGCAGTACAGTTGCCAAAGGAGAAACATGTCTGGTCGCGGCAAAGGAGGTAAGGGCCTGGGAAAGGGGGGCGCCAAGCGTCACCGCAAAGTTCTTCGTGACAACATCCAGGGTATCACGAAGCCCGCTATCCGTCGTCTGGCACGTCGTGGTGGTGTGAAGCGTATCTCCGGCTTGATCTACGAGGAGACCCGTGGTGTGCTCAAGGTTTTCCTTGAGAACGTTATCCGGGACGCTGTCACTTACACGGAGCATGCCAAGAGGAAGACAGTGACGGCCATGGATGTGGTGTACGCACTGAAGCGTCAGGGTCGCACCCTGTACGGCTTCGGCGGTTAGACAACAGCAACTGCTGTCTGCCCCTCTTCCCAGACCCACTCAATCAAGCCCTTTTTAGGGCTACCAAATTTTCACAAGAGAGCTGGTGTGTCCCATTGTGTGTCATTTTCCAGccagtgtgtgttgcgtgtgtgtgtgtgtgtgtgcggcacagTAAGCTGTGATGCAGTTGCATCATTGTTGTCACTGACCAGTCCAGCGAGCGAGTGTGTTCGTTAGATACCTAGCAGCTAATATTATCTCACCTAACCCAAGCTAAGTTAAGTTCAGCTAAGCTAACCTCACCTAaccacagctcagctcagctcagctgacatgctacgcagacacacagacaagagagggttttgaaaagctaaaaaaaaaaatatatatatataaaaaaaataaaaaaaagacctaGGAAGAGAAGGGCAAAAACGCGGCGACGGGAGCTGGAGAGGTCAGAGTTGaaaggtgcacacacatacacacacacacacacacacacacacacacagagcagggagTTGTTACGACGTGCTTTTGATTGGTGGGCAGGCGTGTTGTGGACCaatgaggagagagactgagaatggcTTGCGGCTGCTGCTAACCTTTGACCCGACCTGTGAACTGTGAACTGTCGTACTCGATCGACTGTCAATGGCTGCCGCTAACCTCTGCCCCCCTGACCCGTCGTGACCAGAGCTAAGGAGGCTGGAGTAGTTGTATGTCGTAGACCTATCTGTTTATTTTCACTGA from Babylonia areolata isolate BAREFJ2019XMU chromosome 12, ASM4173473v1, whole genome shotgun sequence includes:
- the LOC143287980 gene encoding histone H2A codes for the protein MSGRGKGGKVKGKSKSRSSRAGLQFPVGRIHRLLRKGNYAERVGAGAPVYLAAVLEYLAAEVLELAGNAARDNKKTRIIPRHLQLAIRNDEELNKLLSGVTIAQGGVLPNIQAVLLPKKSQTKAPGGKA
- the LOC143287981 gene encoding histone H4 — its product is MSGRGKGGKGLGKGGAKRHRKVLRDNIQGITKPAIRRLARRGGVKRISGLIYEETRGVLKVFLENVIRDAVTYTEHAKRKTVTAMDVVYALKRQGRTLYGFGG
- the LOC143287979 gene encoding LOW QUALITY PROTEIN: histone H2B, gonadal-like (The sequence of the model RefSeq protein was modified relative to this genomic sequence to represent the inferred CDS: deleted 1 base in 1 codon), producing MPPKVSSKGAKKAGKAKAVRAGDKKRKRKRKESYAIYIYKVLKQVHPDTGISSKAMSIMNSFVNDIFERIAAEASRLAHYNKRSTITSREIQTAVRLLLPGELAKHAVSEGTKAVTKYTSSK